Proteins encoded within one genomic window of Brassica rapa cultivar Chiifu-401-42 chromosome A09, CAAS_Brap_v3.01, whole genome shotgun sequence:
- the LOC103837938 gene encoding mitochondrial outer membrane import complex protein METAXIN → MEGDQDTSDFTLVTRKPCFGLPTACPNCLPAYIYLKLAQLPFQLAFNSTFPDSEELPYFESGTYVAYNNEDGGVIEKLKKDGIVNLDSQLQSLPDYLSLKALIVSWLDEALTYEIWVGTEGVCASKIYYSDLPWVIGKVLFYKQTYLTKNRLGLTKENAEQREKLIYKRASEAYEALSTRLGEQKFLFEDRPSSLDAFFLSHMLFTIQVLPETSVLRRKLLEHSNLVRYAERLKSEFLEESSSSPSPPLHSFPSSFSGKGSKPKNKPKAEKSEEEKKIKKRARFFLAAQFLAVVIYVSVMGGGSSDEVEYEDDD, encoded by the exons ATGGAAGGCGATCAAGACACATCTGATTTCACTTTGGTAACGAGGAAGCCTTGCTTCGGTCTCCCAACAGCTTGCCCTAACTGCCTTCCCGCTTACATATACCTCAAACTAGCCCAGCTTCCTTTTCAACTCGCCTTCAATTCCACCTTCCCTGATTCAG AAGAGCTGCCATACTTTGAAAGTGGGACATACGTTGCATACAACAATGAAGATGGAGGGGTGATTGAGAAACTTAAGAAAGATGGGATTGTTAATCTTGACTCTCAGCTCCAGTCTCTTCCTGATTATCTATCCTTGAAGGCTCTTATTGTATCGTGGCTGGATGAAGCGCTTACGTATGAGATATGGGTTGGTACGGAGGGAGTATGTGCGTCAAAGATCTACTACTCGGATCTTCCTTGGGTGATCGGCAAGGTCCTGTTTTATAAGCAGACGTATTTGACCAAGAACCGTTTAGGTCTCACCAAAGAAAACGCAGAGCAAAGAGAGAAACTG ATATACAAGAGGGCAAGTGAGGCGTATGAAGCTTTGTCGACTAGGTTAGGCGAGCAGAAGTTTCTCTTTGAAGACAG GCCATCGAGTTTGGAtgctttctttctctctcacaTGCTTTTTACAATCCAAGTACTACCA GAAACGTCAGTGCTTCGGCGCAAACTTCTGGAACATAGTAATCTTGTCAGATATGCTGAGAGACTCAAGTCGGAGTTCCTAGAAGAGTCTTCGTCATCTCCTTCCCCTCCACTTCACTCATTCCCTTCCTCATTTTCAGGAAAGG GTTCGAAGCCAAAGAACAAACCAAAGGCAGAAAAGAGCGAAGAggagaaaaaaatcaagaagaGAGCAAGGTTCTTTCTCGCTGCTCAGTTTCTAGCCGTTGTTATTTACGTATCTGTGATGGGAGGAGGTAGTTCCGATGAAGTGGAGTATGAAGATGATGATTAG
- the LOC103837932 gene encoding uncharacterized protein LOC103837932: MSKTSILLPFLLLIIFVSTSQANRQLWDGGLLGSKSGVNGIPGLQGNVNWMNPTHTCTMQGPCRGKKLTCPAACYKSSNVNKEGYKSSSKSGGCTFDCTNKCTASC; this comes from the coding sequence atgtcTAAAACATCAATCCTTTTACCTTTTCTTCTCCTAATCATATTTGTCTCTACATCTCAAGCAAATCGTCAACTCTGGGATGGTGGTTTACTCGGATCCAAATCCGGGGTTAATGGGATTCCTGGGCTTCAAGGAAATGTAAATTGGATGAATCCAACACATACATGCACAATGCAAGGACCTTGTCGCGGTAAGAAGCTCACGTGTCCCGCAGCGTGCTACAAATCATCCAACGTTAACAAGGAAGGTTATAAAAGCAGCAGCAAGAGCGGAGGATGTACATTTGACTGTACTAATAAGTGTACCGCCTCTTGTTAA
- the LOC103837935 gene encoding spermidine hydroxycinnamoyl transferase, with translation MAPIIIRNTYTVVPAEPTWTGRFPLAEWDQVGTITHVPTIYFYDKPPDSFQGNVVETLKNSLSRALFHFYPLAGRLRWLPQDRLELDCNAAGVTLIEGESEAELIDFNNFLGAAEFEKLVPQVNHKSPIETIPLFLAQVTKFKCGRISLSVKVSHAVVDGRSALHFLSEWGRIARGEPLETVPFLDRKVLWAGEQLPPFASSPQYEGKEFEEPPLLIGETDCVEERKKETVVAMLKLSKSQLQKLRSKVNTSEYADPARGFTRYETVTGHVWRCACKARGHSPEQPTGLVISVDARSRVQPPLPRGYFGNATLDVVAASISGELITNELGFAAGKISKAIKNVTNEYVMTGIEYLKNHEDLKEFQDIHTLGSTEGPFYGNPNLGLVSWLTLPMYGLDFGWGQEVYMGPGTNDLDGNSLLLPDKTEDGSLILATCQQVVHMEAFKKHFYEDI, from the exons ATGGCTCCCATCATCATAAGGAATACTTACACAGTCGTGCCGGCTGAACCAACATGGACCGGTCGGTTTCCATTAGCGGAATGGGATCAAGTTGGTACAATAACTCACGTTCCCACCATTTACTTCTATGACAAGCCACCTGACTCGTTCCAAGGCAATGTAGTCGAAACCCTAAAGAACTCATTGAGCCGTGCCCTTTTCCATTTCTACCCTTTGGCCGGCCGTCTCCGGTGGCTCCCTCAGGACCGGTTAGAGCTCGATTGTAATGCAGCAGGAGTGACACTCATCGAAGGGGAATCCGAGGCAGAGCTTATCGATTTCAACAATTTCTTAGGGGCAGCTGAATTTGAGAAACTTGTGCCGCAAGTAAACCACAAATCCCCTATCGAAACAATCCCTCTCTTTTTAGCTCAGGTCACCAAGTTCAAATGCGGCCGAATAAGCCTCAGCGTCAAAGTTTCACATGCGGTCGTGGATGGACGAAGCGCACTTCACTTCCTGTCGGAATGGGGAAGAATCGCTCGCGGTGAACCTCTAGAAACCGTTCCATTTCTCGACCGCAAAGTCCTCTGGGCTGGTGAACAGCTTCCGCCGTTTGCCTCATCACCTCAGTACGAAGGTAAAGAGTTTGAAGAGCCGCCGTTACTGATCGGTGAAACGGACTGtgtagaagaaagaaagaaggaaaCGGTTGTGGCGATGCTAAAGCTGAGCAAATCTCAGCTTCAGAAGCTTAGAAGTAAAGTGAATACAAGCGAATACGCTGACCCAGCGAGAGGGTTTACAAGGTACGAGACGGTCACGGGACACGTATGGAGGTGCGCTTGCAAAGCACGTGGACACTCGCCAGAGCAACCAACGGGTTTGGTAATCAGTGTAGATGCTCGTAGTAGGGTGCAGCCACCTCTGCCCCGTGGTTACTTTGGCAATGCTACTCTTGATGTGGTCGCAGCAAGCATCTCAG GTGAACTGATAACGAACGAGCTGGGTTTCGCAGCGGGAAAAATCAGTAAAGCTATAAAGAATGTGACAAACGAGTACGTGATGACCGGGATAGAGTATCTAAAGAACCACGAGGATCTAAAGGAGTTTCAAGATATACATACCCTGGGAAGCACGGAAGGTCCATTTTATGGGAACCCTAATCTTGGACTTGTGAGCTGGTTAACTCTGCCAATGTACGGTCTTGACTTCGGATGGGGCCAGGAGGTCTACATGGGACCAGGCACGAATGACCTCGATGGGAACTCTCTGCTATTGCCAGATAAAACTGAAGATGGCTCTCTGATTCTTGCGACGTGTCAACAGGTGGTTCACATGGAGGCCTTCAAGAAACACTTTTATGAAGATATATAG
- the LOC103837934 gene encoding GDSL esterase/lipase At2g19010, whose amino-acid sequence MVEGILSKAFWVVCATVFAAATVVYGQQVPCYFIFGDSTFDSGNNNNLQSKAKVNYSPYGIDFPGGPTGRFTNGRTIADVIGELSGFEDFIPPLAGASPKQAHTGINYASGGGGLHKETSEHLGGRINLRKQIQNHKKAIKKAKVPAQRLEQCLYTINIGSNDYINNYFMSETYSTSSLFNPNQYAYFLNRLYRTHLKRLHRLGARKVALFSISQIGCTPKMIVSHGGGQGCAKDVNAAVAIFNKNLKDLVNDFNKKVKGAKFTYVDIFSGGDPLAFGRLGFKVAYKGCCTISPGEELCVPNKPVCANRSEYLFWDDIHSSEATNKMAAKGSFDGPLGSPYSIAQLVKQ is encoded by the exons atggtTGAAGGAATATTGTCTAAGGCATTTTGGGTTGTTTGTGCCACGGTATTTGCAGCTGCAACGGTGGTTTATGGGCAACAAGTGCCATGTTACTTCATCTTCGGAGATTCAACTTTCGATAGTGGCAACAATAATAACTTGCAATCTAAGGCAAAAGTTAACTATTCACCTTACGGTATAGACTTTCCCGGAGGCCCGACCGGCCGGTTTACCAATGGCCGCACTATCGCAGATGTTATCG GTGAGCTATCGGGTTTTGAGGATTTTATTCCACCATTGGCCGGAGCATCACCCAAACAAGCACACACCGGAATAAACTATGCTTCCGGTGGAGGCGGACTTCATAAAGAAACTAGTGAACATTTG GGTGGTCGGATCAATCTAAGAAAGCAAATACAAAACCACAAGAAggcgataaagaaagcaaaggTGCCAGCACAACGACTGGAACAATGTCTTTATACAATCAACATCGGAAGCAACGATTACATCAACAATTACTTCATGTCAGAAACATACAGCACGAGCAGCCTCTTTAACCCTAATCAATATGCATATTTTCTCAACCGACTCTATCGTACTCACTTGAAG AGGTTGCACCGTCTAGGAGCGAGGAAAGTGGCACTTTTCTCGATCAGTCAGATAGGTTGCACACCAAAGATGATTGTGTCCCATGGTGGCGGTCAAGGCTGTGCGAAAGATGTGAACGCTGCCGTGGCAATCTTCAATAAGAACCTAAAAGACCTTGTAAATGATTTTAATAAGAAGGTCAAAGGTGCTAAGTTCACCTACGTTGATATTTTCTCTGGTGGAGATCCCTTAGCTTTCGGTCGTTTAG GATTTAAGGTTGCCTACAAGGGTTGTTGTACAATATCCCCAGGGGAAGAACTTTGTGTACCAAACAAACCGGTTTGTGCAAACCGGTCTGAATATCTCTTTTGGGATGATATTCACAGCTCCGAAGCCACAAATAAGATGGCGGCTAAAGGCTCGTTTGATGGACCTCTAGGTAGTCCATACAGCATTGCCCAGCTTGTGAAGCAATAA